A window of the Arachis duranensis cultivar V14167 chromosome 5, aradu.V14167.gnm2.J7QH, whole genome shotgun sequence genome harbors these coding sequences:
- the LOC107487484 gene encoding transcription factor bHLH121 (The sequence of the model RefSeq protein was modified relative to this genomic sequence to represent the inferred CDS: added 33 bases not found in genome assembly), giving the protein MDHWNFSKPPSLPQDSPSASPSLPPPPPPPPPPTLPSNRSHREKGQAEPPQDPAVAARKVQKADREKLRRDRLNDHFHDLANTLDPDRPRNDKATILTDTIQMLKDLTAEVNRLKTEHKALSDESRELMQEKNELREEKASLKSDIENLNSQYQQRARMMFPWTAIDHSVVMAPPPYSYPVPIPIPPAPVPIHPTLQPFPYFGNQNPPHIPTPCSTYVPFSAPINAALDLPSAQYASASHVPAQKDCRSKSPPHRRITDADRCSETHDVATELELKMPGSSTQEESSSGGTKKVKHSGRKDRAVAEGSASSRYSTSHGLQDSSNSVGDIPKADS; this is encoded by the exons ATGGATCACTGGAATTTCTCCAAACCCCCATCCCTTCCGCAAGATTCACCCTCCgcttctccctctcttcctcctcctcctcctcctcctcc AGAAAAGGGGCAAGCGGAACCACCGCAGGATCCAGCTGTCGCCGCAAGGAAAGTTCAGAAGGCTGACCGCGAGAAACTCCGCCGTGATCGATTAAACGACCACTTCCACGATTTGGCCAACACTTTAg ATCCTGATAGGCCAAGGAATGACAAGGCAACCATCCTCACTGATACGATTCAAATGCTTAAAGATTTAACTGCCGAAGTTAATAGGTTGAAAACCGAACATAAAGCGCTTTCTGATGAGTCCCGCGAG CTAATGCAAGAGAAGAATGAACTTAGGGAAGAAAAGGCGTCGTTGAAATCGGATATAGAAAACCTTAATTCTCAGTATCAGCAGAGGGCCAGAATGATGTTCCCATGGACTGCAATCGACCACTCTGTCGTAATGGCACCACCACCTTATTCATATCCGGTTCCTATACCTATCCCTCCTGCTCCTGTTCCAATTCACCCAACTCTTCAACCCTTTCCTTATTTTGGAAATCAAAACCCTCCTCACATTCCTACTCCTTGTTCAACATATGTTCCATTCTCTGCTCCAATTAATGCCGCGCTTGACTTGCCCTCAGCTCAGTATGCTTCTGCATCTCATGTTCCCGCCCAAAAGGATTGTCGGAGCAAGTCACCACCTCATAGGAGAATCACTGATGCAGACAGATGTAGCGAGACTCATGATGTGGCTACGGAGCTTGAACTTAAGATGCCTGGATCATCAACACAGGAG GAATCTTCTTCCGGGGGAACGAAGAAGGTCAAGCATTCAGGGAGGAAGGATAGAGCCGTTGCAGAAGGGAGTGCTTCAAGCCGGTATTCAACGTCTCATGGACTTCAAGATAGCTCCAACAGTGTGGGTGACATCCCAAAGGCTGATAGTTGA
- the LOC107487481 gene encoding chaperone protein dnaJ 11, chloroplastic, translated as MISSASFPSSLPAANFIGGSVAPPPSRVRSRPIVSFATATATAEARSTWTDQKRPSFLNPDAIVPSCSSLYEVLGIPAGASSQEIKAAYRRLARVCHPDVAAIDRKSSSADEFMRIHDAYCTLSDPDKRATYDRSLFGMRQRPLSTASVFSGYTSRNWETDQCW; from the coding sequence ATGATTTCATCTGCGTCCTTTCCTTCGTCTCTCCCCGCCGCTAACTTCATCGGAGGATCCGTCGCTCCGCCTCCTTCACGCGTCAGATCCCGCCCGATTGTCTCCTTCGCCACCGCTACAGCCACCGCAGAAGCACGCTCTACCTGGACGGACCAAAAGAGGCCTTCGTTTCTGAACCCAGACGCCATCGTCCCTTCCTGCAGTTCTCTCTATGAGGTTCTTGGTATTCCCGCCGGTGCCTCCAGCCAGGAGATCAAGGCGGCGTACCGGCGACTCGCCAGAGTCTGCCACCCGGACGTGGCGGCGATCGATCGGAAAAGCTCCTCGGCGGACGAGTTTATGAGGATTCACGATGCTTACTGTACTCTGTCGGATCCTGACAAGCGCGCCACTTACGATCGGAGCCTATTCGGGATGCGGCAACGGCCGTTGTCGACGGCGTCCGTATTTTCTGGCTACACCAGCCGGAACTGGGAAACGGACCAGTGCTGGTAG
- the LOC107487483 gene encoding calcium-dependent protein kinase 28, whose product MGICFSSTKVSGSNSNNNHHGNGNSATTVNRNRKRNTITQATVTNPAAATTTVASVHNGQRRKDDEKKNSHHHHHSQKPKEKPKTTTLTTRKNVPCGKRTDFGYEKNFDKRFTLGKLLGHGQFGYTYVGIDKANGDRVAVKRLEKAKMVLPIAVEDVKREVKILKELTGHENVVQFYNAFEDDSYVYIVMELCEGGELLDRILAKKDSHYTEKDAAVIVRQMLKVAAECHLHGLVHRDMKPENFLFKSTKEDSPLKATDFGLSDFIKPGKRFQDIVGSAYYVAPEVLKRKSGPESDVWSIGVITYILLCGRRPFWDKTEDGIFKEVLRNKPDFRRKPWPSISSAAKDFVKKLLVKDPRARLTAAQALSHPWVKEGGEALEMPIDISVLNNMRQFVKYSRLKQFALRALASTLDEEEISDLKDQFDAIDVDKNGSISLEEMRQALAKDLPWKLKESRVLEILQAIDSNTDGLVDFTEFVAAALHVHQLEEHNSEKWHQRSRAAFEKFDIDKDGYITPDELRMHTGLRGSIDPLLEEADIDKDGKISLSEFRRLLRTASISSQQVTIPHRRKL is encoded by the exons ATGGGTATCTGCTTTTCATCCACCAAGGTCAGTGGCtccaacagcaacaacaaccacCATGGAAACGGAAACTCCGCGACCACCGTAAACCGGAACCGGAAACGGAATACAATTACTCAAGCAACGGTGACCAACCCGGCGGCGGCCACCACCACAGTGGCGAGCGTCCACAACGGTCAGCGGAGGAAGGACGATGAAAAGAAGaatagtcatcatcatcatcattcgcAGAAGCCGAAGGAGAAGCCGAAGACGACGACGTTGACGACGAGAAAGAACGTGCCGTGCGGAAAGCGAACAGATTTCGGTTACGAGAAGAATTTCGACAAGAGATTCACGCTGGGGAAGCTTTTGGGTCATGGACAATTCGGTTACACCTATGTCGGTATTGATAAGGCCAATGGGGATCGTGTTGCCGTCAAGAGGCTCGAGAAGGCCAAG ATGGTTCTACCCATAGCTGTTGAGGATGTTAAGCGAGAGGTCAAGATATTGAAAGAACTTACTGGCCATGAAAACGTTGTCCAATTCTATAATGCTTTTGAGGATGATTCATACGTGTACATAGTTATGGA GTTATGCGAGGGTGGAGAACTGCTAGATCGGATATTGGCCAA GAAGGACAGCCATTACACTGAAAAAGATGCAGCAGTGATTGTAAGACAGATGCTTAAGGTTGCAGCTGAGTGTCATTTACACGGTTTGGTTCATCGGGATATGAAACCAGAG aattttcttttcaagTCTACCAAAGAAGATTCACCTCTAAAGGCCACAGATTTTGGGTTGTCCGATTTCATAAAACCTG GTAAGAGGTTTCAAGATATTGTGGGCAGTGCTTACTATGTTGCACCAGAAGTGCTAAAAAGAAAGTCGGGCCCTGAATCAGATGTATGGAGTATTGGTGTGATTACATACATTTTGCTTTGTGGTAGACGCCCATTTTGGGATAAGACTGAGGATGGTATCTTCAAGGAG GTCTTACGGAACAAGCCTGATTTCCGCCGCAAACCATGGCCATCCATAAGCAGTGCTGCTAAAGATTTCGTGAAGAAATTATTGGTAAAGGATCCTCGAGCAAGATTAACTGCTGCCCAGGCTCTAT CACATCCATGGGTTAAAGAAGGAGGAGAGGCATTGGAGATGCCTATTGATATATCTGTCCTAAACAACATGCGACAATTTGTGAAGTATAGTCGATTGAAACAATTTGCACTAAGG GCATTGGCTAGCACACTTGATGAAGAAGAGATATCTGATCTAAAAGATCAGTTTGATGCAATAGATGTTGACAAAAATGGTTCCATTAGCTTAGAAGAGATGAGACAG GCTCTTGCTAAAGATCTCCCTTGGAAGTTGAAGGAATCACGTGTATTAGAGATATTGCAAGCG ATAGATAGCAACACAGATGGGTTAGTCGATTTCACTGAATTTGTGGCGGCTGCATTACATGTACATCAATTGGAGGAACACAACTCTGAGAAATGGCATCAACGGTCACGAGCTGCCTTTGAGAAATTCGACATAGATAAGGATGGATATATTACTCCAGATGAACTTAGAATG CATACCGGCTTGAGGGGCTCCATTGATCCGTTGCTTGAGGAAGCTGATATTGACAAGGATGGGAAAATCAGCCTATCGGAATTCCGAAGACTTCTCAGAACTGCAAGCATTAGTTCTCAACAAGTGACCATCCCCCATCGGCGCAAGCTGTAG